Below is a window of Humulus lupulus chromosome 2, drHumLupu1.1, whole genome shotgun sequence DNA.
gctgctgcttctactactgctactactgctgttaCTACTACTCCTACCACTGCTGCAACTGCTCTTACCactgctgctactgcttctattactactactactactactactactactactactactactactactactactactactcctgctacaactactactgctactactactactcctagtGCTGCGGTTGatgctgctactactcctactactgctactgctgctactactactgctactcatactgctgctactactcttactgctgctactgctcttacaacaactactacttctgctactactactacaactcctactactactactactactactactactactactactactactactgctactactactactcttactactactactactactactactactactgctactcatACTGCTGCTACTGCGGCTAATGCTGCTACTACTcttactgctgctactgctcttacaacaactactacttctgctactactactacaactcctactactactactactactactactactactgctactactactactcttactactactactactactactgctactgctactacttatactactactaatactattacaactactactactcctattactactactactgctactactacttctactacttctcCTACTactcttactactactactactactactcctactactactaatactattacaactactactactcctattactactactactgctactgctagtaCTGtgacttctactactgctactactgctactactactactactactgctactactacttctactactactgctgctgctactactgctactgctactgctactgctactactacgactacgactactactcctgctactactattactactactactactactattactactactgatGCTACTCcttcaactactactactactactcctactactactgcttctcCTACCACCACTTCTACTcgtactactactaccactcctACCACTGCTGCTACTGCTCTTACAACGGCTGCTACTACACTTACTGCTGCAACTTCTCTTACAACAGCTACAACTgcagctactgctgctactactactactactcctactactgctatttctactgctactactacaacgACTACTACTCCTATTAcagctactactgctacaactactactactactgcggATGCTgttgctactcctgctactactcctacaaCTGCTACTGcgtctactactactgctactcctactgttGCTACTGCGGCTAATACTGCTACTGCTCTTACTGTTGCTACTGCTCTTACAacagctactactgctgctactactactactgctgctactactactgctactcctactactcctattacttcttctactactactactactactacaacaactactgctactactgctactgctactgctgctactactactgctactacttctactactactactactactgctcttaCTACTACTgctcttactactactactactactactactactactactactactactactactactactactcctactacttctactactactactactactactactactactactcctactacttctactactactaatactattacaactactcctactactcctactacttctactactactactactactactactactactactactactactactactactactactactactactactactacttctactactactacttctactacaactactcctactactactcctactgctacttcttgtaacgccctggttaatcaagaccgttatactgtgtgtttaaaatagtgcatgacttgctaatcaagtcatttagacaaAGTGTGAACTCTATACCATCATAAgagtaggaataaaagattttggtcacaaataggctattttcattaaaaatgacggttttatactactactactactcctactacaacaactactgctcctactactactactactactactcctactacttctacttctactaaTACTATTAcaactactcctactactcctactactactactactactactattactactactactactactactactactactactactactactcctactactactcctactactactcctactgctactacttgtaacgccctggttaatcaagaccgttacactgtgtgtttaaaatagtgcaagacttgctaatcaagtcatttagacaaAGTGTGAACTCTATAACATCATAAgagtaggaataaaagattttggtctcaaacaggctattttcattaaaaatgacagtttaatacatggaaactcaaaatagGATTTATACATTTTAGTTgcaacaaattccaagagttacaaatacttctagccactctaatggcaaaatatatattttaggtttccgtccctgtacaatttctcgaccgtggcggccgagcagctgacaatgtacacctcgcccccagagccctccaactcatggttgatccagcctaaccttgcctttacctgcaccacgtagcactcgtgagccaaggcccagcaagaaagcatgataacataacAAGATCAACAtcacttatcaaatatttcacaatacACAACCAGGAGTtcagcatttcataacatttatccaatcaatGACAACTCACAACAGGATAATAGTTTGTTATCTaaacagccaacaaatcacgttctcaacacaatattcacgctcacgatcaacagtttatcacatcatcaaatgatacTCAGGGTCAGCAcacttagtcgcaccctctatttaatacatTGTCTTCGGCtttcttgggccgcccccagtgtaatactcactgactccagccagcttaaccgagctcagtgataaataagctgcctcagctaccagtggccaagccgcgccctgtgcgcaaatattgattccgacactcttaggccggttatcgcatgtcccatggcataataataccatctcgtgacatgatattcaaatgtggggagctcttagtcccatcgtgtccgcatggttaatcacattcacataataatgcatacaaacatagggaacacttagtcccaacctagccacataatcaggtgcagctttcttacctgtatcctgagcttccgatgccccaaagccgtgagcacggtcctctatcccgagcctcactaaagacctagtcacaacacaaatgaaacatcctttatcactaaccaatccaaaactacttcccggaaccaatcccacactcttggaacccccaaatccctaaaacaatgcattgaAGAAATCCcctgaacccccggagcaaaggctcaaaattgcaaaatcccatgttctgaaattggcctagcaccgcggcgcccagcaactcagagagcttgctctgcccagGAACAGCCTCGCATCGCGGCgcgcaagaacagcgccgcggcgctccttcgcgagcccagaaatctaggtttttccttgcgtttttcccgagcctaaaccattccaaatcattccaaacaaatacctaagcccaaaaatcaattcagaaccccaaatgaaccctctaacaacccataaacatcataaacaaccccaatcacacaagcACACCCCAAGATCccatcttgagtttcaaattcctaaaactttaaccatggcttccaaaactataaatcatgcttcaaaagtcttaaaccacaccaattacgaaaattaaacatgctaaagattcttacctcaatcaaactcagcttgaactcctcccaattccagctcccaacctctttcctcttgattatcctaattgaatttccaagtaaaaccagccatattccctttaagttttcccattcaatctttgaaaattcagacttaaattcaacTTTAAACAGAGtacaattcttacctttgagcAATCCAAGCTTAAATCtagttttggttgcctcaaactcctttgaatctcctcctaggtcacaagttcagccccttcttcatttcccctttctttctagctctttcttccaaattcagcataaaccaaaatataacCAAGTGTAATACGTATTCCCTTCTCCTTCAGTTGAAGTAATCcaaatccttgcctaatgaccattttacccttccatctatttcccattccaactaaacctcaaggccctttttgtcattcctacttccttacaattctaccatttctccatctaaacctgttactctctatggttactaacagttacacaggttaccaaattaccagttaccattatctcacaagaactaaattacaaaatcctcAAAATAaccctagactcctcccgagctgggtataaaatcccgttgtgacttttgagttatctagctctctaggaccgtctcagcacgtgcatcacattgatatcaccacacccacgtggtataaatcacataacataattatcacgtttatgccctcaacaggctaaaatgatcacataacataatacacatagtcatgcatctcaaatactcaaatagtcatataacatgcttaaaatcataatcatgcatcttaatcattaaattcacacatacttcccattatgccctccaggcacactaatcaaggctcttaagccttattagcaaatttgggtcgttacactactactactactctaactcctactcctactactactgctactacaactactactactgctattactgCCGCTaatgctgctactactgctactgctcttactacagctactactgctgctactactactactactactactactactactactactactactactactactactactactacttctaatactactactcctactgctactgctgctgctgctgctactgctcctacatctactactacaactactactactactattactactactactactactactactactactactgctgctgctgctgctgcagctactactactactactcctactactgctactactactactactacaactactactactacttctactgctgcttCTGCTGCTTATTATGCTATAACTCTTACTTCTTCTACTGCTCTTACAACAgctactactgctgcttctactactgctgctgttgttgctgctgctacttctgctgctactactgctactgctgctactgctgctctcACTGCTGCTATTTCTCTTACAacagctactactgctgctactactactactcctgctgttgttgctgctactactgctactactcctactacttctgctactactactactactactactactgctgctactgctgctactgctgccaCTGCTGCTATTGCTGCCACTGTTGCTACTGCTcttactgctgctactgctcttACAagagctactactactgctactactactgctgctgctactactactactactactactactcctactacaactactcctactactactactactactactactactactactactactactactactactactactacttctactactactactacaactactactactactactactactcctactactcatgctgctgctgctactactgctactgcttctactactactactgctactactactattactactactactgctgctactgctcttacaacagctactactactgctactactactactactgctactactactactactcatactactactactcctactactactactactcctgctactgctgctactgctgctactgctcttactactgctgctactgctgctacttctcttactactgttgctactattgctactgctgctactgctcttactactgctgctactgcagctactactgctgctactgctgctactactgggtctactactcctgctactgcttctgctgctgctgctactactgctcttactactactactactacagctactactgcTGTGTAGAGAGTAGAGAGCGAGCTCTCACGCAAAAGGAgaggcgggttgcgacttggTGAAGCAAGTCGTGGTGCACCCTCAAGTCAGAGGGTAGGCTAGGCCAGAAGGGCAACACGCGTCGTGGCGCCCCCAAGCTAGGTCGCGGCGCACCCTGCGAACCTagggaaaacctgggttttcctcCTTCTTCTCCCAGTCATGAACACCTAAATTCTACCAAGAATTTTACCTCAAAATTTCCCCAAATTTAACACCATACAACAACTCAAAATTGAACTACACATTAAAATTACCCAACAATTCAGTAGTTATACTTAAATTACCTACTCAATCATCAACTATTAACACTATATACACTAAATTATCACATGTTCTAACCCAGAAACCTCATCAAAATTATCAACAATTCACCATTCAATTTCATATACAGGAACCCAGCAATATTCTGAGATTGAGGCCAAAGCTTTTACCTGAAATTTAGCTGGCCCTTCCTCTGAATTTCTAGCTCCAACACCCAGCCTACTTCCCCTTCAACTGATTCTATTCTTCACAAACTTTCAGCTCAATCCCAAGAGAGGAAAGGGAGAAAtcgtttagagagagagagagagaactaattatgtttttctttctttcttcaatattccaaaacattcaACCTTATTCTAACAACATCTGATTATATTCTTAGACTTAGGATTGACTATTTTTCCCTGCCAAAGAAAACTACATATAACTTAGTCTAGGGGTGTAGaagtcatttattcccaattcccactaattcctcaagtgttcctaatatttaccacttaagtTCCACCATCCAAacaatcaccaattatttacccaatatctaataatctccaatatatctcctaaattcccgaaaatacccccaggcttccccgagcagggtataaatccccgccgtgactatttcgccaaatcgCTCACTAAGACCATCTCGGGCCATattctgcaaatatatccacataataatgtggtctcaacaatttattgcaaataatcacatttatgccctcaatgggccaaaattacacatatgcccctataagctaagcagggcctacatgcatactaatactaatactaataatcatgcatttcacaaatccatataatcatataagcatgcttatgacataatcatgcaataaatcatttaaatcacacacataaaccaattatgctatCCTAGCACACTAAccgaggcccttaagccttattagtaatgtTGGGTCATTATAACTATCCcgtcctactgagaattttgtcctcgaaatttacctgaatatctcaggatactgatctcgcatcactgactcaagctctcaggtcgcctcctcgaccctgctataACTCCATAACAGTTTAACCTGAGGAATTATCTTATTTCGTTGAACCTTATCTTTCCGATCTAAGATCTATAATagttgctcctcataagacaaatatgtctgcaattccaagtcttcatacttctaCACATatgtcgtatctgagacatacttccaaagcatagaaacatggaatatgtcatgaactTCCGACAACGACGGTTGCaaagctaacctataagccacctgtccaatcctctccaggatcttaaaaggtccaatgaatctaggactcagcttgcccttcttcccaaacctcctcacccctcgcagtggtgaaactcgcagaaacacgtagTCTCCAacatggaactccacgtccctacgcttaggaacaatgtagcttttctgtctgctctgtgaagcaagcattctagctcagatcttctcaatagcttcattcatcttctgaaccatgtccgaccccaaatacttcctctcacccatctcatcccaatgaatggacgatctacacttcctcccataaaacatctcatatggagccactctaaTCGTCGAttaataactgttgttgtatgagaactcaatcaacgggagatacttactccaagatccttcaaagtcgatcacacatgccctaagcatctcctccaatacctgaatcgtcctctcaaattgtccatcagtctgaggatgaaaggttgtgctgaacttcaactgtgtccccatagccttctgcaaaataccccaaaacttggaggtaaagataggttTCCGGTCTGAcattatagacttaggaaccccgtgaagacgtacaatctccctcacatataactctgcatacttATCCACAATATATGTCATCTTTActagaagaaaatgagctgacatggtgtatctgtccactatcacccagaCCTAGTCATGAATCGCCACtttcctgggtaaacctcccacaaagtccatcgtaatatcctccaatttccactccggaatacccaaaggttgaagcaatCTTGCTGATCGCTGATGCTcaactttcacctgctgacaggttaaacacctggccacgtattccaccacatccttcttcatcccgggccaccaatacaacgtccgtagatcctgatataTCTTCGAGGTACCTAGATGAAGTGTGTAAGAcgtagtatgcgattcatccagtatctctcatctgatccccaCATTAGTCGGAACAAAATCCAACCGTGATACCATACtataccaacctcagaaatagaataatacttagctactcccgctaagactttCTCTCTAACCTCTTGTAACTGTACGTCCAACAACTGTCCCTCCTTAATCCGCTccagtagggtcgactgcaaagtaatgtttgccaactggcccaccaccaactctatcctcgctctggccATCTCATCGGCCAACTCTCTCAATATCTGAGTGGAACTAAATAACTGACTCGGGtctctctggctcaatgcatctgccactacattggatttccctgacaatcatagtcttttaccaactccaatCAACGCCTTGccctcatgtttagatccttctgtgtgaagaagtactttaaactcttgtgatcggtgtatatctcgaacttctccccatacaggtaatgccgctaaaccttcagtgcgaataccaccgctgctaactccaaatcatgggtaggataccgctactCATGCTATTTtagttgtcgtgatgcataagttataaccttcccattctgcatcaacacacaacccaaacccaaccttgatgcatcacaatataccacgaactttcctccctccgaaggaagactcagcacaggtgcagtaataagtccccacttcaactcttgaaaactgttctcacacttgtctgactaggCGAACTTTAAATttttccgtgtcaattctgtcatcggtgcaacaatcttcaagaacccttccacaaaatgtctatagtaacctgctaacccgaggaaactctgaatctctgaggcgttccttggcctcggccaatctctcactacctccaccttagatggacccaccttaatcccatcttcgccAACTATGTGtctaaggaatgtcacttctgctaaccaaaactcacacttcttaaacttggcgtacaatcaGTGCTCTCTTAACCTCTACAAGACATGTCGAAGATGTAGCTCGTGCTTTGCctttgaactggagtacactaaaatgtccTTGATGAAGAAAATGATAAATTGATCTAAAAAGTCCTTGAATTCCCTgctcattaagtccatgaaggctgctggggcattggtcaaaccaaacgacatgaccagaactcatagtgcccatacctcgttcggaaggccgtcttcgatatatcctcgttcttgatcctcagctggtgataaccagatcgatgatcaatctttgagaataccgtctttccctgcagctgatcgaacaagtcatcaatccttggtagaggatacttattcttaatggtcaacttgttcaattctctatagtctatacacatcctcagactCCCGTCCTTCTTCATCACAAACAAACCAAAGCACCCCAcagcgagtagctaggcctgataaaccttaagtccagaagttcctgtagttgtatcttcaattctttcagttctgctggtgacATTtgatatggtgccctcgacattggctctgtcTCCGGTGCAAACTCAATGACAACCAGAATCTCCCTATGCGGTGGaaatcctggtaaatcctcagggaatatatccaagaattcacaaactaatctagTCTCTCCTACCCCTCTTGGAAaaactctagtagtatccaccacactagccagaaaacctatacatcctccctgtaataagcCTCTGGCTTTCAGCTTTGATATCAttggtatgcggggtccacatactaCACCCATGAaaataaagggatcctctccctccgtctcaaaggtgaccatcttcttcctacaatcaatagtagctctgtatctaaccagccaatccatccccaaaatcatgtcgaaatcctccatacctaactcattcaagtctactgatagctccctaccatcaaccatcactggtagtgctctaatccacctcctagaaactaccagttctcctgtaggcaaaatagtcccaaaccctgtaggatagtactcactaggtctacacaatctatcaattaccttactagaaacaaatgaatgtgcaacaccagagtcaatcaatacaatcaaaggagagccagcgctagaaagctgacttgtcaccaccgagggactagcctcggcctctacctgcgtcaaggtgaacactcaagctaggGTCAAGCTATCTACCTTCCcttcttcccctttcttcactgttgggtagtccttcttgaggtgtcccaccaccccacacacataacaggccttagcccgacattcgctcggatggcgtcttctgcacctcgtgcactctgggtaactcctccatgtgtCGCCGCCCCCCTAAcagccaccctgaacaccccgacccctcatATCATGACCAGCAacagtcgaagtgtcaggggtcttcctcttcaaattactagggcctctgcccctaccagacccagaatatggaggtaCCACCCTGTGGACCTCCCGCCTCACAccattctccctccagatcttgttctccacttccttAGCAGTAAGAaccttctcaatagcctgggcataagtcgtccccccaggtactgttgtaatcctcacgtcttgagctatcatagcattaagccctctgacaAATCtctcctgcctagctgcatcaataggcacaagatctggtgcgaacttcgcaagtctatcgaactttaggacatattctgtaactgtcatttTTTCCTGAactaaccccacaaattcattaaccttcgctACCCTGactgcaacattgtaatacttatGACTGAaaaaatccttgaatccatcccaacccaaagaagtaacatctctggtctgttgccacttcccaccaaatgcaggcatcctccctcagcatatatgtggcacaggctaCCCTGCATGACCCTCTACCCTTATGAAGTATAGGATAGctgtaatcatactcatccactgttcgacctttagtggatctggtcccccctcaaaagttggaggatgctgtctcctgaaccactcatacaatggttcccacctattcccaacctccaatggctgtacaactggtgccacttcAGGTGGCACAATGGAGGCAGCACTCCatgacggagcctgctgtctcaaaagACGGATCTACTCTTCTTGGCTCTGAAGtcgggcttgcatgtctgccataatctgctgccagttcttagggactagCGGAGGGTTCTAGCCCTGTTCATCACTCTTAGCCTCAGAcccagtgccggctagtcgtatagatcaccttagacgcatagctatccaagttaatctgcaatcaacgactcgacggtcagactatgatgacgcGGTAATAATCTTTCCATTCATTACCAttggaacacaaccaatcacaagcaattaAGATATAGGCAATCATCCATGTATTCATCCATATGCAGTCAATATACAagtaatcattcaaatattcattcacatgcacagcaatgctaataagcatgccttaatatcatcacacaatagtcaaagGCTAGGCCTTATcattatctcatgctccctattaatcaaacaaataacAGCAATCATAATTAtttccaatcacttaagcatacaaatatgcatacacaattaccaaaccctgagtcgagcttgtctttagcggcgaatgtacatgtccagccagtcttcaggaccccttaaacctagaccgctctaataccaagttgtaacgccctagataaccaagaccattacactatgtgtttataaaggtgcaagacttgttaatcaatccatttaattaaaaatgtggtactaaaaaataattgaactaaggttaaaagattttggtcatataagttaaatttcatttaaataagcgtttgatacatgggatcccaaaaataaataggGTTCaagaacaatttacaaaatttcaaaggttatatacaaccataagccactctaatggaaaaataggcatgtTAGGTTCTCatgtccctgtatcatccctcggccgtggcggccgagcagccggctatgtacattctgcccccaaagctctccaattcatgg
It encodes the following:
- the LOC133816323 gene encoding uncharacterized protein LOC133816323, coding for KSSSSSSSRSSSRSSRPSSSSSSSSSSCSSSSSKSSSSSSNSSNSSKRSSSSSSSSKSSSSSSSSSRSSSSSRSSSSMSSSSSSSSSSSSSSSSCCKSSSSSSSSNSSSSSSSSRSSSSSSSSSMSSRSSSSSSSSCSSSSRSSSSSSSSSSSSSSSSSSSSRSSCSRSSSSSSSSSSSSSSSSSSSSCKSSSSSKSSSNSGSNSSSGSSSSSSSS